A single window of Magnetococcus marinus MC-1 DNA harbors:
- a CDS encoding sigma-54 interaction domain-containing protein, with amino-acid sequence MNGIIGSAPAMRKLFKLIERVAAADSTVLIHGESGTGKELICRAIHNTSPRHNGPLIAVNCGAIPEDLLESELFGHAKGSFTGAVRDRPGKFVTANNGTIFLDEIGDMSPKLQVKMLRVLQERIVEPVGALRSVEVNVRVIAATHKNLSKEVEEGRFREDLFYRLNVVPIQVPPLRDRIEDVSSLVEHFMEKCAARSNCPPVKIGAQVMSIFQRYSWKGNVRELENLMERLIVLADDEVTLDDLPENMLDTSNHTEPRAQEERIPVQAFRVAYNDDDEDEGDGEMVLDDRESVTDFNHQVEQYENQLILNALNRTGWNKNKAAQLLKLNRTTLVEKIKKKGLEDDKQSEQRSG; translated from the coding sequence GTGAACGGTATTATTGGCAGCGCACCGGCAATGCGCAAACTGTTCAAGCTCATCGAGCGGGTAGCTGCGGCGGATTCCACCGTCCTTATCCATGGTGAGAGCGGTACTGGTAAAGAATTGATTTGTCGGGCTATTCACAATACCTCTCCCCGTCACAATGGCCCGTTGATTGCGGTCAACTGTGGTGCGATTCCCGAAGATTTGTTGGAATCGGAGCTGTTTGGTCACGCCAAGGGCTCGTTTACGGGGGCGGTGCGGGATCGTCCCGGTAAGTTTGTCACCGCCAACAATGGCACCATTTTTCTGGATGAAATTGGGGATATGTCCCCAAAACTCCAGGTTAAAATGTTGCGGGTTCTGCAAGAGCGTATTGTGGAGCCGGTGGGGGCACTGCGCTCGGTTGAGGTCAATGTGCGGGTGATTGCCGCCACCCATAAAAATCTTTCTAAAGAAGTGGAAGAGGGGCGCTTTCGCGAAGACCTTTTCTACCGTCTTAATGTGGTACCCATTCAGGTACCGCCTCTGCGTGACCGTATAGAAGATGTATCCTCGCTGGTTGAGCATTTTATGGAAAAATGCGCCGCACGCAGCAACTGTCCTCCTGTCAAAATTGGTGCCCAAGTGATGTCTATTTTTCAGCGTTACAGCTGGAAGGGCAATGTGCGTGAGTTGGAAAATTTGATGGAGCGGTTGATTGTGCTGGCCGACGATGAGGTTACGTTGGACGATCTGCCGGAGAATATGTTGGACACCAGCAACCATACCGAACCCCGTGCGCAAGAGGAGCGCATTCCCGTGCAAGCCTTTAGGGTCGCCTATAACGACGACGATGAGGATGAAGGGGATGGGGAGATGGTCTTGGATGATCGTGAGAGTGTCACCGACTTTAACCATCAGGTTGAGCAATACGAAAATCAACTCATTTTAAATGCCCTTAATCGAACGGGTTGGAACAAAAACAAAGCGGCCCAGCTATTAAAGCTTAATCGCACCACGCTGGTGGAGAAGATCAAGAAAAAGGGGCTGGAAGACGATAAACAGAGCGAACAACGGAGCGGCTAA
- the prmB gene encoding 50S ribosomal protein L3 N(5)-glutamine methyltransferase, protein MSGKYKNRANQTDGTKKRTDKGRPGAPQRGGQKNPPARTVTDPAHSVDGWLRRSTARLKQAKLSYDNGLQEPQWEAEYLLAHAMGMDLEQLERHKTQQVGPDQAAYMEALLQQRIEQRKPVNYITGEAWFAGHRFVVDERVLIPRSRIENVLDDPDGLLGLMEGARPLKRMLDLCTGSGCLAITAALHYPWLQVDAVDLSADALAVAAENVKRHRVTERVRLVRSNLFEKLTGACYDLILTNPPYVPTRIYAGLAAEYHREPKMALEAGGDGLDLVIPILQQAAEYLEPGGILLCEVGDDTQEIMEQRWPDLPVYWLQFHFEASGVFAVTREQLLDWDGL, encoded by the coding sequence ATGTCGGGTAAATACAAAAATCGGGCCAACCAGACGGATGGCACTAAAAAAAGGACCGATAAAGGTCGCCCAGGCGCACCCCAAAGAGGGGGCCAAAAAAACCCTCCTGCGCGCACCGTAACCGATCCAGCCCATAGTGTGGATGGCTGGTTGCGCCGGAGTACCGCCCGTTTAAAACAGGCCAAGCTTAGCTATGATAATGGTCTGCAAGAACCCCAGTGGGAGGCGGAATATCTGCTGGCCCATGCCATGGGTATGGATTTAGAGCAGTTGGAGCGGCATAAAACCCAGCAGGTTGGCCCTGACCAAGCCGCCTATATGGAGGCCCTATTACAGCAGCGCATCGAGCAGCGCAAACCGGTCAACTATATCACCGGCGAGGCTTGGTTTGCGGGCCACCGTTTTGTGGTGGATGAGCGGGTGCTCATTCCCCGATCACGCATCGAAAATGTGCTGGATGATCCCGATGGTTTGCTGGGTTTAATGGAAGGCGCCCGCCCGCTTAAGCGCATGTTGGATCTCTGTACGGGTAGTGGTTGTTTGGCCATTACGGCGGCGCTGCACTACCCCTGGTTGCAGGTGGATGCGGTCGATCTTTCTGCCGATGCACTGGCGGTGGCGGCGGAAAATGTCAAGCGTCATCGGGTGACCGAACGGGTGCGTTTGGTGCGCTCTAATCTATTCGAAAAGTTAACGGGGGCGTGTTACGATTTGATCCTTACCAATCCCCCTTATGTGCCGACGCGCATCTATGCTGGATTGGCAGCAGAGTACCATCGGGAACCAAAAATGGCCCTAGAGGCGGGGGGGGATGGCTTGGATTTGGTCATTCCCATTTTACAGCAAGCAGCAGAGTACCTTGAACCGGGTGGTATCCTGTTGTGTGAAGTGGGGGATGATACCCAGGAGATCATGGAACAGCGGTGGCCAGATCTACCGGTCTATTGGCTACAGTTTCATTTTGAGGCCAGCGGTGTTTTTGCCGTAACCCGTGAGCAGCTTTTGGATTGGGATGGGCTATGA
- a CDS encoding GGDEF domain-containing protein: MIFRKKKKSLSEEPVKVQYALDFLEEKHEDRDGARRVLRDWVFQEAMGPDPLKDPAVRLLVSALVNGFKPAYLGDAEMQGRVDRVVEDLKQGKHKKESEPLLEELRALIAGLGKLSTRQSDRMHLAIRWLPDILQAVHTLTRGEAWAEEQSLMLIEQSGVLPPGYWERLGSFCSEIREAGVSSFERWEESRKALVDLIAEIADRMRVMRKDASGATGRLDETLSRIRTTTRLGDLESLRGALVTEAEALRSQTQSLATSLSESQAQLDLTRKQLQQVQDDLKKAKEESLTDPLTQVANRRALFQSLTRETARTRRYGEPLSLIIIDLDHFKKINDTYGHPVGDRVLKEVAGHARALLRDSDTLARYGGEEFVALLPETTLPQAMEKAEQIRLSVAAMRFKLKGESLSISASLGVAQLDDGASQDANNEAFVHRADQALYRAKSGGRNCVIQADPTPASDSQATS, from the coding sequence ATGATTTTTAGAAAAAAGAAGAAATCGCTCAGCGAAGAGCCGGTAAAAGTCCAGTATGCGTTAGACTTTCTCGAAGAAAAACACGAAGATCGGGATGGTGCTCGGCGTGTTTTGCGGGATTGGGTGTTTCAGGAAGCCATGGGTCCCGATCCCTTGAAAGATCCTGCTGTTCGTCTGTTGGTCAGCGCCTTAGTCAACGGTTTTAAGCCTGCCTACCTGGGGGATGCCGAGATGCAGGGGCGGGTCGACCGCGTGGTTGAGGATCTCAAACAGGGCAAGCACAAAAAGGAGTCTGAACCGCTGTTGGAGGAGCTGCGGGCGCTGATTGCGGGTCTGGGCAAGCTTTCGACCCGACAGAGTGACCGGATGCATCTGGCCATTCGTTGGTTGCCAGATATTCTGCAAGCGGTGCACACCCTAACCCGGGGCGAGGCGTGGGCAGAAGAGCAGAGCTTAATGTTGATTGAGCAGTCAGGGGTATTGCCGCCGGGTTATTGGGAGCGCTTGGGGAGCTTTTGCAGTGAGATTCGCGAGGCGGGTGTCTCCAGCTTTGAACGCTGGGAGGAGAGCCGTAAAGCGCTGGTGGATCTCATTGCCGAGATCGCCGACCGTATGCGGGTTATGCGTAAGGATGCCAGCGGTGCCACCGGGCGTTTGGATGAGACCCTCAGCCGCATTCGCACCACCACCCGCTTGGGGGATTTGGAAAGTTTGCGCGGTGCCCTCGTCACCGAGGCCGAAGCCCTGCGTAGCCAAACCCAGTCGTTAGCCACCTCCTTATCGGAGAGTCAGGCCCAGTTGGATCTCACCCGTAAGCAGCTCCAGCAGGTACAGGACGACCTAAAAAAGGCCAAGGAGGAGAGCCTTACCGATCCTTTGACCCAGGTGGCTAACCGTCGCGCGCTGTTCCAGTCGTTAACCCGCGAAACCGCCCGTACCCGCCGTTATGGGGAGCCCTTGTCACTCATTATTATTGATTTGGACCATTTTAAAAAGATCAACGACACCTATGGTCATCCGGTGGGGGATCGGGTGTTAAAAGAGGTCGCAGGTCATGCCCGCGCCCTCCTACGGGACTCCGACACCCTGGCCCGCTATGGGGGTGAGGAGTTTGTGGCGCTCCTGCCAGAGACCACCTTGCCGCAAGCTATGGAGAAGGCCGAGCAGATACGTCTAAGTGTGGCGGCCATGCGCTTTAAGTTAAAAGGGGAGAGTTTGAGCATCAGCGCCAGCCTTGGGGTGGCCCAATTGGATGATGGGGCCAGCCAGGATGCCAACAACGAAGCCTTTGTCCACCGTGCCGATCAGGCGCTCTATCGGGCCAAGAGCGGGGGGCGTAACTGCGTTATCCAGGCGGATCCAACCCCAGCATCCGACAGTCAGGCCACCAGTTAA
- the hpnC gene encoding squalene synthase HpnC: MSWFTGPTIPYHLLQDFDYCQRVVRANSENFPVGSLLAPARLRPHIHAVYAYARMADDFADSSEGSPKEKLQKLDDWQRRLEAAQRGEADHPVFRALAYTMQQMQLPIDPLRDLLMAFRMDITCKHYDTTQELLEYCRYSANPVGRIVLRLAGYRDETLMGYADAICTALQLTNHWQDLGEDPWNGRPLYLPREEMARFGVKEADILQRRFSAAAAELMMHLIAQTRALYLQGEPLLTKVSWPLNLELGATWAGGMAVLERIEQLGGNTLRERPSLDKRAKMGCLLRGLGRVCR, translated from the coding sequence ATGTCCTGGTTTACAGGTCCCACCATACCCTACCATCTGTTGCAGGATTTTGACTACTGCCAGCGGGTGGTGCGTGCCAACAGTGAAAATTTTCCTGTGGGTTCCTTGTTGGCACCGGCGCGTTTACGGCCCCATATCCATGCGGTTTATGCTTATGCTCGCATGGCCGATGATTTTGCCGATAGCAGTGAGGGTAGCCCTAAGGAGAAGTTACAAAAGTTGGATGATTGGCAGCGCCGTTTAGAGGCCGCCCAGCGTGGAGAGGCCGATCATCCGGTGTTTCGCGCCCTAGCCTATACCATGCAGCAGATGCAGTTGCCCATTGATCCCCTACGGGATCTGCTCATGGCGTTTCGTATGGATATTACCTGCAAACATTATGATACCACCCAAGAGTTGCTGGAGTATTGCCGATATTCGGCCAATCCGGTGGGGCGCATTGTGCTGCGGCTGGCGGGTTATCGGGATGAAACCCTGATGGGTTATGCCGACGCCATTTGCACGGCCTTGCAACTGACCAACCATTGGCAGGATCTGGGTGAGGATCCGTGGAACGGGCGTCCCCTCTATCTTCCTAGGGAGGAGATGGCCCGTTTTGGGGTCAAGGAGGCGGATATCTTACAGCGGCGTTTTTCAGCCGCCGCCGCCGAGCTGATGATGCACCTAATTGCGCAGACGCGGGCGCTCTATCTACAGGGGGAGCCCCTGCTGACCAAAGTGTCCTGGCCCCTTAATCTCGAACTGGGGGCGACCTGGGCGGGGGGCATGGCGGTCTTGGAGCGGATTGAGCAGTTGGGGGGTAATACCTTGCGGGAGCGGCCCTCCCTGGATAAACGTGCCAAAATGGGCTGCTTGTTGCGGGGCCTAGGGCGGGTGTGTCGATGA
- the hpnD gene encoding presqualene diphosphate synthase HpnD, whose translation MTPDLYCQARVKRSGSSFYWPMRLLPAHKRRGLFALYAFCREVDDIVDRQLDPRAAHMKLAWWHEEIVEVFTGQPRHPVARALHALKDQYGWQMAPFIEILQGMEMDLQPRNYENWQELEGYCHKVSVAVGLAALPVFGVTGERAQQFAHHLGMALQLTNILRDLFEDGQMGRVYLPQTVLQAHGVQHQGILDGEWQPALVAALQEVDARIESHFAQARELVQGEHFAQLTAARSMGAVYHARLRRIRAAGYRVDQQPAQLSKSYKLWLCLRCWLASRVGWLRAYDAL comes from the coding sequence ATGACGCCAGATCTCTATTGCCAGGCGCGTGTAAAACGCAGTGGTAGCTCTTTTTATTGGCCCATGCGGCTGTTGCCGGCGCACAAACGGCGGGGTCTGTTTGCCCTCTATGCCTTCTGCCGTGAGGTGGATGATATTGTGGATCGGCAATTGGATCCTCGTGCAGCGCACATGAAACTGGCGTGGTGGCACGAGGAGATTGTGGAGGTTTTTACCGGTCAGCCCCGTCACCCTGTCGCTAGGGCATTGCATGCCCTAAAAGATCAATATGGGTGGCAAATGGCCCCCTTTATAGAGATTTTGCAGGGTATGGAGATGGATCTGCAACCGCGAAACTATGAGAACTGGCAGGAGCTAGAGGGCTACTGCCATAAGGTTTCGGTGGCGGTGGGTTTGGCGGCTTTGCCGGTCTTTGGGGTAACGGGGGAGCGGGCGCAGCAGTTTGCCCATCACCTTGGCATGGCTTTGCAGTTGACCAATATTCTGCGAGATCTGTTCGAGGATGGGCAGATGGGGCGTGTTTATCTGCCGCAAACCGTGTTGCAGGCCCACGGGGTTCAACATCAAGGGATATTGGACGGGGAATGGCAGCCGGCGTTGGTAGCCGCGTTGCAGGAGGTTGATGCGCGTATTGAGAGCCACTTTGCCCAAGCCCGTGAGCTGGTGCAAGGCGAGCACTTTGCCCAGCTTACTGCCGCACGTTCGATGGGCGCGGTCTACCATGCCCGGTTGCGCCGCATACGGGCCGCTGGCTATCGGGTTGATCAGCAGCCAGCCCAGTTGAGTAAAAGTTATAAGCTGTGGCTCTGTCTGCGCTGTTGGTTGGCCAGCCGGGTGGGCTGGTTGCGGGCGTATGATGCCCTTTGA